A stretch of Candidatus Dadabacteria bacterium DNA encodes these proteins:
- the truA gene encoding tRNA pseudouridine(38-40) synthase TruA → MKNIKIVIEYDGTDYHGWQCQANLPTVQKTIEDALRQITGENIKITGSGRTDAGVHAMGQVASFLTETQLDSETLRKALNSTLPRDISIIKALEVPEGFHAQFSSRNKIYEYRIFNRPHPPALQRNRVWHIPEKLDTGKMKEAASHLEGKHDFSVFATADITVKTTVRTVKRVHIKKTREGIILIEIEANGFLKRMVRMITGTLVETGKGKLAPEGFGQILAQGQKTKNVFTAPPQGLFLKKVLY, encoded by the coding sequence ATGAAAAACATAAAAATAGTTATCGAGTATGACGGCACGGACTACCACGGCTGGCAATGCCAGGCGAATCTTCCCACGGTACAGAAGACGATAGAGGACGCCTTACGGCAAATTACCGGAGAAAACATAAAGATAACGGGATCCGGAAGAACGGATGCCGGCGTGCACGCGATGGGTCAGGTGGCAAGTTTTCTCACCGAGACGCAACTGGATTCCGAAACCTTGCGAAAAGCACTCAACTCCACCCTTCCCCGCGACATATCCATTATCAAGGCCCTTGAGGTTCCAGAAGGCTTTCACGCACAGTTCAGCTCCCGAAACAAGATATACGAATACAGGATTTTCAACAGACCGCATCCCCCTGCACTTCAGAGAAACAGAGTATGGCATATCCCGGAGAAGCTTGATACGGGGAAGATGAAAGAAGCCGCCTCCCATCTTGAGGGAAAGCATGATTTCTCCGTTTTCGCCACGGCCGACATAACCGTGAAAACCACGGTGCGCACGGTAAAACGGGTTCACATCAAGAAAACCCGCGAAGGGATAATCCTTATTGAAATAGAGGCGAACGGGTTTCTGAAAAGAATGGTGAGAATGATAACCGGAACCCTCGTGGAAACTGGAAAGGGAAAACTCGCCCCAGAGGGATTCGGACAGATACTCGCCCAGGGACAGAAGACCAAAAATGTTTTCACCGCTCCTCCTCAGGGACTTTTTCTTAAAAAAGTCCTTTACTGA